DNA sequence from the Candidatus Omnitrophota bacterium genome:
CCATAGATAATGATCTTCGTGAAAACGACCACACTCCCGGCTTCGGGTCGGCGGCGCGTTTTGTGGCCTGCGCCCTCATGGGCGACAATCTTGACAACAGGGCTCTTCCAGGGGTGAAAATAGACATCATAATGGGCCGTCACGCGGGTTTTCTCACAGCCGCCTCAGCGCTGGCCAGAGTCTATAAGGATGACGGCCCGCATCTGATATATCTTCCCGAAAGGCCTTTCAGCTTGAAGAAATTCGTGGAAGATGTCAAAAAAGTTTATAAAAAATTAGGGCGTTGTGTCGTCGCTGTTTCGGAGGGTATTTCCGACAGCAAAGGCGTTCCCATAGCGAGTAAATTCATAAAGGAAGTGGACGCTCACGGCAACGCCCAGCTTAGCGGCTCCGGCGCGCTGGGAGATCTCCTCGCCGCCGAAATAAAGGCGAAGACATCCATAAGCCGCGTCCGCGCCGACACCTTCGGTTACATACAGAGGTCTTTCCCGGGCAGTGTCTCCGCCGCCGACGCCGCCGAGGCCCGCGCGGTAGGAATAACCGCCGTGAAAACAGCGCTTTCGGGAGACATTGACGGTTCAATAGCCATAAGACGCCGGAAAGGCAGAAAATACTCTGTTTATTACGAGAGGGTTCCGCTTAAGGATGTGGCGAAAGAAACAAAAGAAATGCCGGCTAATTTCATTTCCCGATCGGGAAACGATGTAACGCGCGCCTTTATTGATTATGCCGCGCCCATCGTCGGCAAACTCCCTGAAATAGGCAGAATAAAAGCATATCCCGTTGCAAAGAAAAAATAACGCCGGTTCTATACTGAAAAAAGCCGTTGCCGCCGCTAGGAAGGCGGGCCGCGCGGCTCTTTCCATGCAGAAAAACATCAGCGTCGAATACAAGGGCGCTATCAATCCGGTCACGGACGCCGATAAGAAAAGCGAGAGAATACTCATAGATGAATTGTCCAAACTGGGCGATTTCGGTTTTCTCTGCGAGGAAAACACGGTCAAAAAACTCAGCGGGACCATGTGGGTGATAGATCCCATAGACGGC
Encoded proteins:
- a CDS encoding diphosphate--fructose-6-phosphate 1-phosphotransferase yields the protein IDNDLRENDHTPGFGSAARFVACALMGDNLDNRALPGVKIDIIMGRHAGFLTAASALARVYKDDGPHLIYLPERPFSLKKFVEDVKKVYKKLGRCVVAVSEGISDSKGVPIASKFIKEVDAHGNAQLSGSGALGDLLAAEIKAKTSISRVRADTFGYIQRSFPGSVSAADAAEARAVGITAVKTALSGDIDGSIAIRRRKGRKYSVYYERVPLKDVAKETKEMPANFISRSGNDVTRAFIDYAAPIVGKLPEIGRIKAYPVAKKK